From a region of the Phaseolus vulgaris cultivar G19833 chromosome 6, P. vulgaris v2.0, whole genome shotgun sequence genome:
- the LOC137831489 gene encoding mitogen-activated protein kinase kinase kinase 17-like encodes MVSTWVRGKCIGKGAFGTISVALRKLEAQTQIFAVKSVDIKTGLPGQLEALENEIRILQRMSSPHVVTFLGEDTTSERRNLHMEYMPGGTLADLDADVEEYLVRQYTWCLVSALKHVHANGVVHCDVKGKNVLIGDGASGCSCKLADFGSAMEFDGEGLPAASPRGSPLWMAPEVIRRECQGPASDVWSLGCTVIEMLTGKPPWEGNAVDALSRIGFSGEVPGFPRRLSELGRDFLEKCLRWEPRRRWSCDQLLEHPFLLPCGVIVESSPRCVLDRVDSEFAEFDEEDEEEEETMRIENENLARDRIGNLAMSVGVDWETQGWVMVRELAFDAEPVAGDSSEDVREGIILESFEFSRVERGIQVGTNSECTRLEKKMEKIGMWSLSGRENVDKKKRMIMKMKIYKLYCKLLKSHCLFLKHLIIYLCFGVIGWINFDGIMSKVYL; translated from the coding sequence atggtttctactTGGGTAAGAGGCAAGTGCATAGGTAAGGGCGCGTTTGGCACCATCAGCGTCGCGCTTCGAAAGCTTGAGGCTCAAACGCAAATTTTCGCGGTGAAGTCCGTGGATATTAAAACGGGTCTTCCGGGTCAGCTCGAAGCGTTGGAGAACGAGATTCGGATCCTCCAACGCATGTCCTCGCCGCACGTGGTAACCTTTCTCGGTGAAGACACCACGTCCGAGAGGCGGAACCTTCACATGGAGTATATGCCAGGTGGCACTCTCGCTGACCTGGACGCCGACGTGGAAGAGTATTTGGTGAGACAATACACGTGGTGCTTGGTGAGTGCTCTGAAGCACGTGCACGCAAACGGCGTCGTTCACTGCGACGTGAAGGGGAAGAACGTCCTTATTGGAGACGGAGCCAGCGGCTGCAGCTGCAAGCTCGCCGACTTCGGATCGGCGATGGAGTTCGACGGTGAAGGTCTCCCGGCGGCTTCGCCGCGCGGGAGTCCGCTGTGGATGGCGCCGGAAGTGATACGGCGGGAGTGTCAGGGTCCGGCATCGGACGTTTGGTCGTTAGGTTGCACGGTGATCGAGATGCTCACCGGAAAGCCGCCGTGGGAGGGGAACGCCGTCGACGCGCTCAGTCGAATTGGCTTCTCCGGCGAGGTGCCGGGGTTTCCGCGCCGGTTATCGGAGCTCGGCCGGGATTTTCTGGAGAAGTGTTTGAGGTGGGAGCCGCGGCGGCGGTGGAGCTGCGATCAGCTGCTGGAGCATCCTTTTCTGTTACCGTGTGGTGTGATCGTGGAATCTTCGCCTCGGTGCGTTCTCGACCGAGTTGACTCGGAGTTCGCTGAGTTCGACGAAGaagatgaggaagaagaagaaacaatgagAATTGAAAACGAAAATTTGGCGAGGGATAGAATTGGAAATTTGGCGATGAGCGTAGGGGTAGACTGGGAAACGCAAGGATGGGTGATGGTGAGGGAATTGGCTTTCGATGCGGAACCGGTGGCGGGAGACAGTTCTGAGGACGTTAGAGAAGGGATAATTTTGGAAAGTTTTGAGTTTTCGAGGGTAGAACGGGGAATTCAGGTAGGGACAAATTCGGAATGTACAAGattggaaaagaaaatggaaaaaattGGAATGTGGAGTTTGAGTGGGAGGGAAAATGttgataagaaaaaaagaatgataatgaaaatgaagattTACAAGTTGTACTGTAAATTATTGAAATCACATTGTTTGTTTTTGAAGCATTTAAtcatatatttatgttttggtGTTATTGGGTGGATTAATTTTGATGGTATTATGAGTAAAGTATATTTGTAA
- the LOC137831490 gene encoding probable protein phosphatase 2C 25: MSCSVAVPTSPVFSLFNNTTNNNDSSSMPESLMLSLPIPSTTPSCSSPPSSPMLKRRRPAKLDIPVASLAYTLSTAPAPSSARDAVVELDESGFSVFCKRGRRHHMEDRYSAAVDLHGEPKQAFFGIFDGHGGTKASEFAAHNLEKNVLDEVVRRDESDIEEAVKHGYLNTDSEFLKEDLHGGSCCVTALIRNGNLVVSNVGDCRAVISREGVAEALTSDHRPSREDERDRIQTQGGYVDVCRGVWRIQGSLAVSRGIGDRNLKQWVIAEPETKVLKIESLHDLLILASDGLWEKVSNQEAVDIAHPFCVGNNSQQPLLACKKLVDLSVSRGSVDDISVMIIKLQNYV; the protein is encoded by the exons ATGTCTTGTTCCGTGGCAGTTCCCACTTCCCCCGTGTTCTCTCTCTTCAACAACACCACCAACAACAATGACTCTTCTTCCATGCCAGAATCTCTCATGCTTTCTCTTCCCATTCCCTCTACGACACCCTCTTGCTCCTCTCCACCTTCCTCTCCCATGTTGAAGCGAAGAAGACCTGCAAAGCTCGACATTCCCGTCGCTTCTCTTGCTTATACGCTCTCGACGGCGCCCGCGCCGTCTTCGGCGAGGGACGCGGTCGTCGAGCTCGACGAAAGCGGCTTTTCTGTGTTCTGCAAACGAGGAAGGAGGCACCACATGGAGGACCGTTACTCCGCTGCCGTTGATCTTCACGGTGAACCCAAACAG gCTTTCTTCGGCATATTTGATGGGCATGGGGGCACAAAGGCTTCGGAATTCGCTGCACATAACTTGGAGAAGAATGTGTTGGATGAGGTGGTTAGGAGAGATGAAAGTGACATTGAGGAGGCAGTGAAGCATGGTTACCTCAACACGGATTCTGAATTCTTGAAGGAGGATCTTCATGGTGGCTCTTGCTGTGTGACAGCATTGATAAGGAATGGTAACCTCGTTGTGTCTAATGTTGGGGATTGTCGTGCTGTGATTAGCAGAGAGGGGGTGGCAGAAGCCCTCACATCTGATCACAGGCCTTCAAGGGAAGATGAAAGGGACAGAATTCAAACTCAG GGTGGCTATGTTGATGTGTGCCGTGGTGTGTGGAGGATTCAAGGGTCATTGGCTGTTTCTAGGGGAATTGGAGATAGGAACCTGAAACAATGGGTGATAGCAGAACCTGAGACCAAAGTTCTTAAAATTGAATCTCTGCATGACTTGTTGATCTTAGCTTCAGATGGCTTATGGGAAAAG GTTAGCAATCAGGAAGCAGTGGATATTGCTCATCCTTTTTGTGTAGGGAACAATAGTCAACAACCTTTGCTGGCTTGTAAAAAGCTCGTGGATTTATCTGTGTCGAGAGGCTCTGTGGATGATATAAGTGTAATGATTATCAAGTTGCAAAACTATGTTTGA